In Clostridium sporogenes, one genomic interval encodes:
- the ltrA gene encoding group II intron reverse transcriptase/maturase yields MTKRYEILIWREVIDLEERLKLEKRQLLRNNEYYEMQHTFDELYKMARKDNKFTNLMEYISSERNILLAYRNIKKNNGSTTVGTDNLDIKYFENMNTTGFVKRIQNKLRDYKPKSVRRVEIPKPNGKTRPLGIPCIEDRIIQQCIKQVLGPICESKFHPHSYGFRPNRGANHAIARCMKLINHTKCHYVVDIDIKGFFDNVNHSKLKKQLWNLGIQDKNTLSIIGKILKSEIEGIGVPTKGTPQGGIISPLLSNVVLNELDWWISNQWETMKTKFPYKRWWKYEALRKNSSLKEVWIVRYADDFKIFCKDHKTAQKIFVATKKWLLERLGLKISPEKSKTTNLRKNYTEYLGFKMKVTKKGNKNVCKSRMCDKAHKSTIIKMKKQIKIIQKINSSKEISRLNSIILGSHNYYRYATHVNVDFAEISFLVNKSLKNRLRRILTDKPKMSKTYKNLYGNYNAKGVTIFPIYGIKTKPPMCFSQEICNYTEEGRKAVHTKLKKYKWIIAHLLNNVDKNQTTEYSDNRISLMIGQQGKCYITGKPLEAYNMECHHKKPKSLGGNDEYKNLVWLKTEAHKLIHAVKTEVIRKYMNILNLDTKGLKRVNSLRKLVGNSVI; encoded by the coding sequence ATGACTAAGAGATATGAAATCCTCATATGGAGGGAAGTAATAGACTTGGAGGAACGCTTAAAGTTAGAGAAACGACAACTGCTAAGAAATAACGAATACTATGAAATGCAACACACATTTGATGAACTTTACAAAATGGCAAGAAAGGATAATAAATTTACCAACCTAATGGAATATATAAGTTCTGAAAGAAACATCTTACTAGCTTATAGAAATATCAAGAAGAATAACGGCTCAACAACAGTTGGAACAGACAATCTTGATATAAAATATTTTGAAAATATGAATACAACTGGCTTTGTCAAACGCATTCAAAATAAACTCAGAGATTATAAACCTAAAAGTGTTAGAAGAGTTGAAATTCCTAAACCTAACGGTAAAACAAGACCGTTGGGAATACCATGTATAGAAGATAGAATTATACAACAATGTATTAAACAGGTTTTAGGTCCAATTTGTGAAAGTAAATTCCATCCACACAGTTATGGTTTTAGACCCAACAGGGGTGCAAATCATGCAATAGCAAGATGTATGAAGTTAATTAATCATACTAAATGTCACTATGTTGTAGATATAGACATCAAAGGGTTTTTCGACAATGTAAACCATAGCAAACTTAAAAAGCAATTATGGAATTTAGGTATACAAGATAAAAATACACTAAGCATAATTGGAAAAATACTTAAATCTGAAATAGAAGGTATAGGAGTCCCAACTAAAGGCACACCACAGGGAGGAATAATTAGCCCACTACTATCTAATGTAGTATTAAACGAATTAGATTGGTGGATAAGTAACCAGTGGGAAACAATGAAAACAAAATTCCCATACAAACGATGGTGGAAATATGAGGCACTTAGGAAAAATTCTAGTCTAAAAGAAGTATGGATAGTAAGATATGCAGATGACTTTAAAATATTCTGTAAAGACCACAAAACAGCCCAGAAAATATTCGTAGCCACAAAGAAATGGTTATTAGAGAGATTAGGACTAAAGATTAGTCCTGAAAAATCAAAAACAACTAATCTAAGGAAAAATTATACAGAATATCTAGGGTTTAAAATGAAAGTTACCAAAAAGGGTAATAAAAATGTGTGTAAAAGTCGAATGTGTGATAAAGCACACAAGAGTACAATAATCAAAATGAAAAAGCAGATTAAAATAATACAAAAAATCAATAGTAGTAAAGAGATATCTAGACTTAACTCGATAATCCTAGGTAGCCATAACTACTACAGATATGCTACGCATGTGAATGTAGATTTTGCAGAAATCAGTTTCTTAGTCAATAAGAGCTTAAAGAATAGATTAAGGAGAATATTAACAGATAAGCCCAAAATGTCTAAAACGTACAAAAACCTATACGGTAACTATAATGCGAAGGGTGTAACAATATTCCCCATATATGGTATCAAAACTAAACCACCCATGTGCTTTAGCCAAGAAATCTGTAATTATACAGAAGAAGGCAGAAAGGCAGTACATACTAAATTAAAGAAATATAAGTGGATAATAGCACATTTACTCAATAATGTTGACAAAAATCAAACCACGGAATACTCTGATAACAGAATTTCCTTGATGATAGGTCAACAAGGTAAATGCTATATAACTGGAAAGCCTTTAGAAGCATATAATATGGAATGCCATCATAAAAAACCTAAATCACTAGGTGGTAATGATGAATATAAAAACCTTGTGTGGTTAAAAACAGAAGCACACAAACTTATTCATGCAGTAAAAACAGAAGTGATACGAAAATATATGAACATACTAAACCTAGATACCAAAGGTCTTAAACGTGTTAATTCTCTAAGAAAGCTAGTAGGAAATTCAGTTATTTAA
- a CDS encoding sigma-70 family RNA polymerase sigma factor produces MYKLLEKYRKGDIEALNKIIENFNPLILKEASKWRIQCYEYEDLVQHGYLSVIKASNMFKGEESKFVPYCINAIKTNYKALLKGEIKHHREIPDENILNKSNEYVFTIEDEIIAYEKTKEIYEALDKLTPEEKQVINGFYIKNNSLNKVAIDTNKTYNSVRYTKDKAIRKLRKIIEHQKV; encoded by the coding sequence GTGTACAAGCTATTAGAAAAATATAGAAAAGGTGATATAGAGGCTTTAAATAAAATTATAGAAAATTTTAATCCTCTTATACTAAAAGAGGCATCAAAATGGAGAATACAATGTTATGAATATGAGGATTTAGTGCAGCATGGATACCTTTCTGTTATAAAGGCTTCCAATATGTTTAAAGGAGAAGAAAGTAAATTTGTTCCCTATTGTATAAATGCTATTAAAACAAATTATAAAGCTCTTTTAAAGGGAGAGATAAAGCACCACAGAGAAATACCCGATGAGAATATATTAAATAAAAGCAATGAATATGTGTTTACCATAGAGGATGAAATAATAGCCTATGAAAAAACAAAAGAGATTTATGAGGCTTTGGACAAGCTAACTCCAGAAGAAAAACAGGTTATAAATGGCTTTTACATTAAAAATAATAGTCTTAATAAAGTTGCAATAGATACAAATAAGACTTACAACTCAGTAAGATATACAAAAGATAAAGCAATAAGAAAACTACGAAAAATAATTGAGCATCAAAAAGTTTAA
- a CDS encoding DUF1659 domain-containing protein produces MAVSKNLLERNLAISYTDGLDEKGKNIIRKATYKNVKLTAEPEALMAVVDSINPLMPEGISEATVAENYVLLK; encoded by the coding sequence ATGGCAGTAAGCAAAAATCTTTTAGAAAGAAATCTAGCTATTTCTTATACAGATGGTCTAGATGAGAAAGGAAAAAATATCATAAGAAAGGCTACTTATAAAAATGTAAAATTAACTGCAGAACCAGAAGCTCTTATGGCAGTGGTAGATTCAATAAATCCATTGATGCCAGAGGGTATATCAGAAGCTACAGTAGCAGAAAACTACGTATTATTAAAATAA
- a CDS encoding DUF2922 domain-containing protein, with amino-acid sequence MSTKKYLNLVFRTTEDSTSTIKIPKVKEDVTEDEIKNCGKAVVDQNIFQSKNGDLSALKIARIITTDTEEIKIEE; translated from the coding sequence ATGAGTACAAAAAAATATCTAAATTTAGTTTTTAGAACTACAGAGGATTCTACTTCAACTATAAAAATTCCAAAGGTTAAAGAGGATGTAACAGAAGATGAAATAAAGAATTGTGGTAAAGCTGTAGTAGATCAGAACATATTCCAAAGTAAAAATGGAGATCTTTCAGCACTTAAGATTGCTAGGATCATAACAACTGATACAGAAGAAATTAAAATAGAAGAATAA